The Halomicronema hongdechloris C2206 genome includes a window with the following:
- a CDS encoding PIN domain-containing protein yields MAQILVDTDILIDVANNDTIAIERLANESQASTLTVSIITVMELTVRCRNKTELQA; encoded by the coding sequence ATGGCTCAAATTCTGGTCGATACAGACATTCTCATTGATGTCGCCAACAACGATACGATCGCCATAGAGCGCCTGGCTAACGAGAGCCAAGCCTCTACCCTGACCGTTTCTATCATCACCGTCATGGAGCTAACTGTCCGATGCCGCAACAAAACCGAACTACAGGCCTAA
- a CDS encoding Uma2 family endonuclease, with amino-acid sequence MTTAQRLTFEQYLNRDDDTDKRYQLIDGRLIELPPESEPNTSLANYLFLQLVNAGLSFRLIQPHACELQVAVLQSGDPANRYPDLVVLRPEHLELTQRRLTITFDMLPPSLVVEVVSLGERNRQRDYDRKRSQYAARGIPEYWLIDPIDKVITVLQLESGSYQEVGRFSGQAQIQSPALQRLDSSWSVTAAQIFEAVD; translated from the coding sequence ATGACTACAGCCCAGCGACTGACGTTTGAACAGTACTTAAACCGGGATGATGATACCGATAAGCGCTACCAACTGATTGATGGGAGATTAATCGAGTTGCCACCGGAGTCAGAACCCAATACATCCCTGGCTAATTATCTGTTTTTGCAACTCGTCAATGCTGGTCTCTCATTTCGCTTGATTCAGCCCCATGCCTGCGAGTTGCAGGTTGCTGTCCTGCAATCCGGTGATCCGGCTAATCGTTACCCTGATTTGGTCGTGTTACGACCAGAGCATCTGGAACTAACCCAAAGGCGCTTGACCATTACCTTCGATATGCTGCCGCCGTCGCTTGTGGTTGAGGTGGTGTCTCTAGGTGAGCGCAATCGCCAGCGCGATTATGATCGCAAGCGTAGCCAATATGCGGCTCGAGGCATTCCGGAGTACTGGCTGATCGATCCGATAGACAAGGTGATCACAGTATTGCAGCTGGAATCTGGCAGTTACCAGGAGGTTGGCCGGTTTTCTGGACAAGCTCAGATTCAATCTCCAGCATTGCAGCGATTAGATAGTTCATGGTCTGTGACGGCAGCGCAGATTTTCGAAGCGGTTGACTGA
- a CDS encoding PIN domain-containing protein, producing the protein MAQFQVLTLTSQSSEIATQLLQEYFLSHGLLIADALIAAAAIGNEIPLLSKNQSDFRFIQQLYPAARSA; encoded by the coding sequence CTGGCTCAATTTCAAGTGCTGACGCTAACTAGCCAGAGCAGTGAGATTGCCACCCAACTGCTTCAAGAGTATTTCCTCAGCCACGGTCTTCTAATCGCTGACGCTCTGATTGCTGCAGCCGCGATCGGCAATGAAATTCCTTTACTCAGCAAAAACCAGAGCGACTTCCGCTTTATCCAGCAGCTTTATCCAGCAGCTCGATCTGCTTAG
- a CDS encoding methyltransferase domain-containing protein, with translation MTVFLVLTILLVLVAVGVTSYLLTARRYRSADTVASSYDQWTSDGILEFYWGDHIHLGHYGDPPRRKDFLRAKADFVHEMVRWGRLDQLPKGTTVLDVGCGIGGSSRILARDYGFSVLGVTISPQQVERAQQLTPPDLDARFQVDDAMALSFPDGSFDVVWSIEAGPHMPDKAVFAKELLRVLKPGGILVAADWNQRDDRQRPLTGWEPLVMRQLLDQWSHPAFASIEGFAEHLEATGLVAGSVETADWTQATLPSWLDSIWQGIVRPQGLIKFGPSGLVKSLREVPTLLLMRLAFGSGLCRFGMFRAVRAQR, from the coding sequence ATGACTGTATTCCTTGTCCTCACTATCCTGCTGGTGCTTGTGGCCGTCGGAGTGACCAGCTATCTGCTCACGGCCCGCCGCTACCGGTCCGCCGACACCGTCGCCAGCTCCTACGATCAGTGGACTAGCGATGGCATTTTGGAATTTTACTGGGGCGACCATATTCACCTGGGTCACTACGGGGATCCGCCGCGTCGCAAAGACTTTCTTCGGGCTAAAGCCGACTTCGTCCACGAAATGGTCCGTTGGGGCCGCTTGGATCAACTGCCTAAAGGCACGACGGTCTTAGATGTGGGCTGTGGCATCGGCGGCAGTAGCCGTATCCTGGCCCGAGACTACGGTTTCTCCGTCTTGGGGGTGACCATCAGTCCCCAACAGGTGGAACGGGCTCAGCAGCTCACCCCGCCCGATCTAGATGCCAGGTTCCAGGTAGACGATGCCATGGCCCTGTCCTTCCCCGACGGCAGCTTTGACGTGGTCTGGTCCATCGAGGCGGGGCCCCACATGCCCGACAAGGCAGTATTCGCCAAGGAATTACTGCGGGTGCTGAAACCCGGCGGGATACTAGTAGCGGCCGACTGGAACCAACGGGACGATCGGCAACGGCCCCTAACCGGTTGGGAGCCTCTGGTCATGAGGCAACTGCTCGATCAATGGTCCCATCCGGCCTTCGCCAGCATTGAAGGCTTTGCCGAACACCTAGAAGCCACCGGCCTGGTAGCTGGTTCGGTGGAAACGGCAGATTGGACCCAGGCCACCCTACCTTCCTGGTTAGACTCCATCTGGCAAGGCATCGTCCGGCCCCAGGGATTGATCAAATTTGGGCCGTCAGGATTGGTGAAATCCCTGCGGGAAGTGCCTACCCTGTTGCTGATGCGCCTAGCCTTTGGCAGCGGCCTATGCCGCTTCGGCATGTTTCGGGCCGTGCGGGCTCAACGGTGA
- a CDS encoding WD40 domain-containing protein gives MDPEQILETANVVLFAYEQRYLSDVETAILLGAIADQTYEEIAESAGYSINYLKRDIGPKLWRSLSAALGEKVSKTNFQQALKRHHDQAIPPAVATPAQAAQQDWGEAPDVSFFVGRQAELDILQQWSVEARCRLVALLGMGGIGKTVLGVTLAQQVQSGFDIVIWRSLRNAPPLETLLTQLVPLVSQQQATQPALPHLLPYLQTTRCLLILDNLEALLQPQSIGRFRPGYEDYEQLFQLVGDASHQSCMVLTSREKPSVLASREGVELPVRSLTLAGLQAEADAILTAKGLPENRDLRHQLIETYGGNPLALKIVATSIQDLFNGDIATFLAQGTVLFNGVRHLLDQQFERLSSLEQTLMYWLAINRDWTTVDTLQDDIVPPVSPYRLLEGLEALCRRSLIERQGGRYTQQPVVMEYVCDRLIENIVAELTTPELNLFISHALLKTTVAEYVRDSQTRLILAPIAQEFRRTFAAIASLEQQILRILTALRQTETTQSGYGSGNLINLCLQLGLNLSGFDFSGLRISHACLQQAELCNTNFSQADFSKTLFAEAFATVSAIAFSPDGRLLACGEFEGKLYIRQMPNGEIINVIPAHSAWIYQIAFSPDGKWLASGSHDYTAKVWEVSTGRCQHTFRHATITNGIAWSTDGTQLVSVSNEPALHFWNVATGEPIKTIPTQVTGFSVARRPTGDRLACSGRGNTISIWDAEGNTLLNVLPGHDNTIWLLVFSPDGKGIASTAQDGTVMLWDLATATGRQLHNNTSIMVWWLAFSPDGKTLAGASLDSTLRLWSVETGQLTKTLSGHGGNIWAVAYSPDGRLLASCGEDQTVKLWHSANGDCLQTWQGYSLSVWDIVISRSGQQLISDHQNGVLHVWDLDTGSCIRKMQGHTGLVSSIALSPDDQVLASASQDCTVRLWDIHSDECLSVYTGHENVVLSVAWHPDGQRLASTSLDGVVNIWQAQTQDCLQILKLGILVATADWHPNGQILATGQQDGLICLWEVSSGACLRSLTGHINSVLSVAFSPDGKVLASVAHDQTTKLWDVETGKCLHTFGGHSAWVVAVSWHPNGPLLATCSQDRTVRLWDVYNRDCRLVLEGHTNRVKAVRWGPEGEWLATCSLDETIRFWNSETGECFKTLRAKRLYEGMKITEVTGLTEAQKANLRSLGATDP, from the coding sequence ATGGACCCAGAACAGATTCTTGAAACGGCCAATGTTGTTCTGTTTGCCTACGAACAGCGGTATCTTTCTGATGTAGAAACCGCGATTTTGTTGGGTGCGATCGCCGATCAAACCTATGAAGAAATTGCTGAGTCAGCGGGCTATTCGATCAACTACCTGAAACGGGATATCGGCCCTAAGCTCTGGCGATCGCTCTCTGCAGCCCTGGGTGAAAAAGTTAGCAAAACCAACTTTCAACAAGCCCTCAAGCGCCACCATGACCAAGCTATCCCGCCAGCTGTGGCTACACCTGCTCAGGCTGCACAACAAGATTGGGGCGAAGCGCCTGATGTGAGCTTCTTTGTCGGTCGCCAGGCTGAGTTAGACATTCTGCAGCAGTGGAGTGTAGAAGCTCGATGTCGCCTGGTGGCTTTGCTGGGTATGGGGGGTATTGGCAAAACTGTCCTGGGGGTGACATTGGCCCAGCAGGTGCAGTCAGGCTTCGACATCGTCATCTGGCGCAGTCTCCGCAACGCTCCCCCTCTGGAAACCTTACTGACGCAACTGGTGCCGCTGGTGTCTCAACAGCAAGCGACCCAGCCCGCGCTGCCCCACCTGCTACCCTACCTGCAGACGACTCGCTGCCTGCTGATTCTGGATAATTTGGAAGCCCTTTTGCAGCCTCAGTCCATCGGCCGCTTTCGTCCTGGCTATGAAGACTATGAGCAGCTGTTTCAGCTCGTGGGCGATGCTTCCCATCAAAGCTGCATGGTGCTGACCAGCCGCGAAAAGCCCTCGGTGTTAGCCAGCCGCGAGGGGGTAGAATTACCCGTGCGATCGCTCACCCTAGCGGGTTTGCAAGCTGAAGCCGATGCCATTCTCACCGCCAAGGGGTTGCCGGAAAACCGCGATCTGCGCCATCAGCTGATCGAGACCTATGGCGGCAATCCCCTGGCCCTCAAGATTGTGGCAACCTCGATTCAAGACCTGTTCAACGGTGACATTGCGACCTTCCTGGCTCAGGGAACGGTGCTGTTCAACGGGGTGCGCCATCTCCTTGATCAGCAGTTTGAGCGCCTCTCATCCCTGGAGCAGACGCTGATGTACTGGTTGGCCATTAATCGGGATTGGACAACGGTCGACACCTTGCAGGATGATATCGTCCCTCCGGTATCCCCCTATCGCTTGCTAGAGGGGTTGGAAGCCCTCTGTCGCCGGAGCCTGATTGAGCGGCAGGGTGGTCGCTACACCCAGCAGCCGGTGGTTATGGAGTATGTGTGCGATCGCCTCATCGAAAACATCGTGGCAGAACTGACTACTCCAGAACTCAATCTATTCATCAGCCATGCGTTGCTAAAAACGACTGTGGCAGAGTATGTCCGAGATAGCCAGACTCGACTCATCCTGGCACCCATTGCTCAAGAATTTCGGCGCACCTTTGCGGCAATCGCCAGTTTAGAGCAGCAAATCCTCAGGATACTGACAGCCTTACGTCAGACGGAAACCACCCAATCTGGGTATGGGAGTGGAAACCTGATCAATCTTTGCCTTCAGCTCGGACTCAATCTGTCGGGATTTGACTTTTCGGGGCTGAGAATTAGCCACGCCTGTTTGCAGCAGGCGGAATTGTGCAATACCAATTTTAGTCAGGCTGATTTTAGTAAAACGCTCTTTGCTGAAGCGTTTGCGACTGTTTCAGCGATAGCTTTCAGTCCCGATGGTCGTTTGCTCGCCTGCGGAGAATTTGAAGGCAAGCTCTATATACGGCAAATGCCCAATGGTGAGATCATCAATGTTATTCCGGCACACTCAGCCTGGATCTATCAAATTGCCTTTAGTCCCGATGGCAAATGGTTGGCCAGCGGTTCCCATGACTACACGGCAAAGGTTTGGGAGGTGTCGACTGGACGATGTCAACACACTTTTCGACACGCCACGATTACCAACGGCATTGCTTGGTCCACCGACGGTACCCAACTGGTTAGTGTCAGCAATGAACCAGCGTTGCATTTTTGGAATGTTGCTACTGGTGAACCCATTAAGACCATACCGACCCAAGTGACTGGATTTTCCGTCGCCCGCCGTCCAACAGGAGACCGGCTGGCATGTTCTGGTCGGGGGAACACAATTTCCATTTGGGATGCCGAGGGCAACACTCTGCTCAACGTATTGCCCGGTCACGACAACACCATCTGGCTTCTAGTATTTAGCCCCGATGGGAAAGGGATCGCCAGCACGGCCCAAGATGGCACAGTCATGCTTTGGGATTTGGCTACGGCAACTGGTCGTCAGCTTCATAACAATACTTCCATCATGGTTTGGTGGTTGGCCTTTAGCCCTGATGGCAAAACGCTGGCAGGCGCTTCCCTAGACTCAACCTTAAGGCTTTGGAGCGTCGAAACGGGCCAGCTTACCAAAACTCTGTCAGGCCATGGGGGTAATATTTGGGCTGTGGCCTATAGTCCTGACGGTCGTCTCCTGGCGAGCTGTGGTGAAGATCAAACAGTCAAACTTTGGCACAGTGCTAATGGTGATTGTTTGCAAACCTGGCAAGGCTACAGCTTATCGGTTTGGGACATCGTCATTAGCCGTAGCGGTCAGCAGCTGATTTCTGACCATCAAAACGGTGTACTGCATGTGTGGGACTTAGATACAGGCAGTTGCATCCGGAAGATGCAGGGCCATACCGGTCTGGTGAGTTCAATTGCTCTCAGCCCGGACGATCAGGTGTTAGCCAGCGCCTCTCAAGATTGCACGGTGCGACTCTGGGATATCCACAGCGACGAGTGCCTGAGCGTGTATACCGGACATGAAAATGTGGTGCTGTCGGTAGCCTGGCATCCCGACGGACAACGATTGGCCAGCACCTCACTCGATGGCGTTGTCAACATCTGGCAGGCGCAGACCCAGGACTGTCTACAAATCTTGAAGCTGGGCATTTTGGTCGCCACTGCCGACTGGCACCCTAACGGACAGATTTTAGCCACCGGGCAACAGGATGGGCTCATCTGCTTGTGGGAGGTCAGTTCGGGAGCCTGCTTGCGGTCCCTTACAGGGCATATAAACTCGGTGCTTTCAGTGGCTTTCAGTCCTGACGGGAAAGTCTTAGCGAGTGTTGCTCACGACCAGACTACCAAATTGTGGGATGTCGAAACGGGAAAATGTCTGCATACGTTCGGCGGTCATTCAGCATGGGTCGTGGCGGTGTCCTGGCATCCGAACGGACCTCTATTAGCCACCTGCTCCCAAGATCGCACAGTGCGGCTCTGGGATGTGTACAACCGGGACTGTCGCCTGGTATTGGAAGGCCACACGAACCGAGTCAAAGCCGTACGCTGGGGGCCAGAGGGTGAGTGGTTAGCGACCTGCAGCCTCGATGAAACGATACGGTTCTGGAATTCTGAGACGGGAGAGTGCTTCAAAACCTTGAGGGCCAAACGCCTCTACGAAGGCATGAAGATTACCGAAGTCACCGGATTGACTGAAGCCCAAAAGGCCAACCTGCGATCGCTAGGAGCGACTGACCCTTAG
- a CDS encoding right-handed parallel beta-helix repeat-containing protein, with product MPTALIRANSSHLLVVAQQHPLANDNNLGTAARPLRTINAAAQRAHPGDTIRVHAGIYRERVIPLRGGEENNPIVYEAAPGETVILRGSEVWSAHPVGTAAGLNKPTPYWDGVVPEHLFSRVDPFTEPLERMPAGYLRAQVFFQSQPLQQILDRQTLQAQSGSWLFDSETRRVSVHLPRAYPASKPPFLEISTRRAVFAPTIRGLGYIHVRGFIMEHGANPFPSGFWRSQSPQAGILSPRSGHHWVIEHNTIRYAKSIGLDCGSEGRYDIDGLEQPIPEGVGYHIIRYNQITDNGALGVAGWKQTASLIAHNVIERNNRLGFTAPETGGIKVHEFVNGQIIGNVIRNNESFGIWVDNVYRDARISRNLVLNNQGAGIFVEMGGGPALVDNNIVAFTRLGEGIYTHDASGVTVAHNWLQGNAHFGVYMRTVTDRQFRRADGTTEEVATRGQRILGNVFVDNYRGHISLPYPAAPDIDNVSDYNLFIGGTAWQWEGQEPHRFVWNYRPDHGQRSQLVNTLREAFARGELPEQEAPNYDAWQERLSFSLPWWRVVTGNDRHSVAPPIAAGEVVNGAVEKGAIALRTFTPSLDLEDVSVMSRLPIPSLPLPSSDFFGNPIDNSLPFPGPFQTWPADGSVHWPLWPVDEYSSYLAKTLYNGGNVKNHDVPE from the coding sequence ATGCCTACGGCGTTGATTCGGGCTAATTCATCTCATCTACTGGTTGTTGCCCAGCAACATCCCCTGGCGAACGACAACAATCTGGGCACAGCAGCACGGCCCTTGCGCACCATCAACGCGGCGGCCCAGCGAGCTCATCCGGGAGATACCATTCGTGTCCATGCCGGGATCTATCGGGAGCGGGTGATTCCTTTACGCGGGGGTGAGGAAAATAACCCCATCGTCTACGAAGCGGCACCTGGAGAAACCGTAATTCTGCGGGGGTCTGAGGTTTGGTCAGCACATCCCGTCGGTACAGCAGCCGGTCTAAATAAACCTACCCCCTATTGGGACGGTGTTGTCCCCGAGCATCTATTTTCTCGGGTTGACCCCTTTACGGAACCCTTGGAACGGATGCCAGCGGGATATTTACGCGCCCAGGTTTTCTTTCAGAGTCAACCGCTGCAGCAGATTTTAGATAGGCAAACTCTGCAGGCCCAATCCGGAAGTTGGTTGTTTGATAGTGAGACCCGGCGCGTGTCTGTACATTTGCCACGGGCCTATCCGGCATCAAAGCCACCGTTTCTCGAAATCAGTACCCGCCGGGCAGTATTTGCCCCGACAATACGGGGATTAGGGTACATCCATGTCCGTGGTTTTATTATGGAGCACGGTGCGAATCCGTTTCCTAGCGGTTTCTGGCGCAGTCAATCCCCCCAAGCCGGCATTTTAAGTCCCCGTTCCGGCCACCATTGGGTGATCGAACACAACACGATTCGTTACGCCAAAAGCATCGGTCTCGATTGTGGCAGTGAAGGACGATATGACATCGATGGGTTAGAACAACCCATTCCTGAGGGGGTAGGTTATCACATCATCCGTTACAACCAGATCACCGATAACGGTGCTTTGGGCGTTGCGGGCTGGAAACAAACCGCGTCTCTGATTGCCCATAATGTGATTGAGCGCAACAATCGGCTAGGCTTTACGGCGCCAGAAACAGGGGGTATCAAGGTTCACGAATTCGTCAATGGACAGATCATCGGTAATGTCATTCGTAATAACGAATCCTTTGGTATTTGGGTTGATAACGTCTACCGCGATGCCCGCATCAGCCGCAATCTTGTCTTGAATAACCAGGGAGCCGGTATTTTTGTGGAAATGGGAGGTGGCCCGGCCCTGGTGGACAATAATATTGTCGCGTTTACCAGGTTAGGGGAAGGCATCTATACCCACGATGCCAGCGGTGTCACCGTGGCCCACAACTGGCTCCAGGGAAATGCTCATTTTGGCGTTTATATGCGGACGGTGACTGACCGCCAGTTCCGTCGAGCGGATGGGACGACAGAAGAAGTGGCCACGCGAGGGCAGCGTATCTTGGGGAATGTGTTTGTAGACAATTATCGGGGGCATATTAGTCTCCCGTATCCGGCCGCCCCTGATATCGATAACGTCTCTGACTATAATCTCTTCATTGGTGGCACGGCTTGGCAGTGGGAGGGACAGGAACCTCACCGGTTTGTCTGGAACTATCGTCCCGACCATGGGCAGCGATCGCAACTGGTCAACACCCTGCGTGAGGCGTTTGCCCGCGGCGAGTTGCCCGAGCAGGAAGCCCCTAACTATGATGCCTGGCAAGAACGGTTATCCTTTTCATTGCCTTGGTGGCGCGTGGTTACTGGCAATGATCGTCACAGTGTTGCCCCACCCATTGCAGCGGGTGAGGTCGTCAACGGTGCTGTCGAGAAAGGTGCGATCGCACTCCGGACGTTCACGCCCTCGCTTGATCTGGAAGATGTTTCCGTGATGTCCCGTTTGCCGATTCCATCCCTGCCTCTCCCCAGTTCCGACTTCTTCGGCAATCCCATCGACAACTCTCTACCCTTTCCAGGGCCCTTTCAAACCTGGCCTGCTGACGGTTCGGTACATTGGCCGCTGTGGCCAGTAGATGAATACAGCAGCTATCTGGCCAAGACTCTATACAATGGAGGCAATGTTAAGAACCATGACGTTCCTGAATGA
- a CDS encoding type II toxin-antitoxin system VapC family toxin produces MEAVLADSGFVVALVNKADPRHVEVRAVYLQFPQILLPQVVLVEVAYLVGRDVGIPTVVAFLKGIPASRFVLTASTDPDIARAANIVEQYLDSKVDFVDSTIMAMAERLAITTILTIDQRDFRIFRPSHCESFRLLP; encoded by the coding sequence ATGGAAGCAGTCTTAGCGGATAGTGGCTTTGTTGTTGCCCTGGTCAACAAAGCAGACCCCAGACACGTTGAGGTAAGAGCGGTTTACCTACAATTTCCTCAAATTTTGCTGCCCCAAGTCGTGCTCGTAGAAGTTGCCTATCTGGTAGGCCGTGACGTAGGCATACCAACCGTCGTCGCCTTTTTGAAAGGTATCCCTGCCAGTCGCTTTGTCCTTACCGCATCCACCGACCCGGACATCGCCAGAGCCGCCAATATCGTAGAGCAGTATCTCGACAGCAAAGTTGACTTTGTCGATTCCACCATTATGGCAATGGCCGAACGATTAGCCATCACAACCATCTTGACCATTGACCAACGAGACTTCCGAATCTTTCGACCCAGCCACTGCGAGAGTTTCAGATTACTCCCCTAG
- a CDS encoding ribbon-helix-helix domain-containing protein has translation MDIVTQIDDNHAKKLAYIQQHTNQDLSEILNQAIDLYYEQLNPPSKSPLEVLQEDGLVGCFEGDSDLSSNYKLGLWSR, from the coding sequence ATGGATATTGTTACCCAAATTGACGACAACCACGCAAAAAAGCTGGCTTACATTCAACAGCACACCAATCAAGACCTGTCTGAAATCTTGAACCAGGCCATTGACCTATACTACGAGCAGCTTAACCCACCCTCCAAATCTCCTCTGGAGGTGCTGCAAGAAGACGGCTTAGTGGGCTGCTTCGAGGGCGATTCTGACCTATCGAGCAACTACAAACTCGGTCTTTGGTCCCGTTGA
- a CDS encoding aldo/keto reductase — protein sequence MVGKQTRRNFFLAGAAVAGSIIGGRAVSQLHGKSNATDTPLPQTEPIPQRSLGSTNVVLPIFGLGGAGRTPLSQEGRSQEAEALVDAALKLGIRYFDTAADYGPSEENLGRVLPPYRDQVFIASKTAARDRDGAWRELERSLQRLNTDYLDLWQLHHVSLPAETEEIFGPQGAIHAVQEAKEQGLIRLTGITGHHDPAVIMEGLRRYRFDTTLIPVNAAEIHHPQSFITTVMPLAREQNLGVIAMKVPAWGKLLQPGRLEGFDQALGYSLSVPGVRSCVVAAEDAAQLEQNVMAVRQFQPLDEATMAAIAQRTAADWPETTFYRAWT from the coding sequence ATGGTGGGCAAACAAACACGACGGAATTTCTTCCTGGCTGGGGCGGCGGTCGCTGGTAGCATCATCGGCGGTCGAGCCGTAAGCCAGCTCCACGGTAAATCCAACGCTACCGATACACCGCTGCCGCAGACGGAGCCCATCCCCCAGCGTTCCCTAGGAAGTACCAATGTGGTCTTGCCCATCTTCGGCCTGGGGGGGGCTGGACGCACGCCCTTGTCCCAGGAGGGGCGATCACAAGAAGCCGAAGCTCTGGTGGATGCTGCCCTAAAGCTGGGGATTCGTTACTTCGATACGGCAGCAGACTATGGTCCTAGTGAAGAGAACTTAGGCCGGGTGCTGCCCCCCTATCGAGATCAGGTGTTTATTGCCAGCAAAACTGCAGCGCGAGACCGAGATGGAGCCTGGCGAGAATTGGAGCGCTCTTTGCAACGGCTGAACACAGACTACCTAGATCTGTGGCAACTCCATCATGTCTCTCTACCCGCCGAAACCGAGGAAATCTTTGGTCCCCAGGGAGCAATTCATGCCGTCCAAGAGGCGAAGGAGCAGGGGCTGATTCGATTGACGGGCATTACCGGCCACCATGACCCAGCTGTGATTATGGAAGGATTACGCCGTTACCGCTTCGACACCACCTTGATCCCAGTCAATGCGGCTGAAATCCACCATCCCCAGTCCTTTATCACCACGGTGATGCCCCTGGCCCGAGAGCAAAACCTGGGTGTTATTGCTATGAAGGTGCCAGCCTGGGGCAAGCTGTTGCAACCGGGTCGCCTGGAGGGCTTTGATCAAGCCCTGGGCTATAGTCTGTCGGTGCCGGGGGTGCGGTCCTGCGTGGTCGCTGCGGAAGATGCGGCCCAGTTGGAGCAGAATGTGATGGCGGTACGTCAGTTTCAGCCCCTAGATGAAGCCACCATGGCTGCCATCGCCCAACGCACGGCGGCAGACTGGCCGGAGACCACGTTCTATCGAGCCTGGACATAA